A window of the Phragmites australis chromosome 20, lpPhrAust1.1, whole genome shotgun sequence genome harbors these coding sequences:
- the LOC133901369 gene encoding ycf20-like protein isoform X2 — protein MGPIPVPDLPPAHPRGRKAKTHLRSHRPASSPSSPSLYLLFFSSARRRVHWVPPEHRAEPSHGTAAWGPSLHAAGAGRWALRRRPRLRAGAVLRTPPPGMLPAAAEREERRGYQTKNCRWRPALALETGGSPNTDGQDFEEDSGFLGRTRLGRLIQAAARELLEKLNSARTNSPTKIFLVLLGFYTANALATILGQTGDWDVLVAGVVVTAIEGIGMLMYRKPIARPPGRLQSLIAMVNYWKAGVCLGLFVDAFKLGS, from the exons ATGGGTCCAATACCAGTGCCAGACCTCCCGCCGGCCCACCCGCGGGGAAGGAAGGCAAAAACTCATCTTCGAAGCCACCGGCCAGCCTCATCCCCCTCGTCGCCGTCGCTctacctcctcttcttctcctccgcccGCCGTCGCGTCCATTGGGTGCCGCCTGAGCACAGAGCAGAGCCCTCCCATGGCACTGCGGCGTGGGGCCCCTCCCTGCACGCCGCGGGCGCCGGCCGATGGGCTCTGCGGCGCCGGCCGCGGCTCCGCGCCGGCGCGGTGCTGCGTACCCCTCCGCCAGGCATGCTTCCTGCGGCCGCCGAGCGAGAAGAACGGAGGGGCTATCAG ACAAAAAACTGCAGATGGAGGCCAGCCCTTGCTTTGGAGACTGGTGGATCACCTAACACTGATGGCCAAGACTTCGAAGAGGACAGTGGCTTCCTTGGTAGGACAAGGCTGGGTAGACTCATCCAAGCTGCTGCAAGGGAGCTACTTGAAAAGCTGAACTCTGCCAGAACCAACTCCCCCACAAAGATATTCCTCGTCCTCCTTGGCTTCTACACTGCCAACGCCTTGGCAACAATCCTAGGGCAGACTGGTGACTGGGATGTTCTTGTTGCTGGTGTTGTAGTGACTGCCATTGAGGGAATCGGCATGCTTATGTACAGAAAACCAATCGCTAGGCCTCCTGGGAGATTGCAGTCTTTGATTGCAATGGTGAACTACTGGAAAGCTGGTGTATGTCTAGGCCTTTTCGTGGACGCCTTCAAACTGGGTAGCTGA
- the LOC133901370 gene encoding uncharacterized protein At3g52155, chloroplastic-like — protein MRAPPPAAASLLSSSSSPFASAPRLLLSFSRAPAAASRPPPACAVARSVSVSVEAPATSASATPRRRLILLRHGESAAGGRSTRDHDRPLSKAGRADAISVSDKLQQMGWIPELILCSDATRTKETLKILQEHVQGLSEAVVHFIPSFYSIAAMDGQTAEHLQKAICEYSSDDILSVMCMGHNKGWEEAASMFSGDSVVLKTCNAALLEAAGKSWVEAFSLAGLGGWKLHGIVKP, from the exons ATGagagctcctcctcccgctgctgCCTCACTGCTCTCGAGCTCTTCTTCTCCCTTCGCCTCGGCCccgcgcctcctcctctccttctcccgcgcgcccgccgccgcctcccgcccgCCTCCCGCATGCGCCGTCGCCCGCTCCGTCTCCGTCTCCGTCGAGGCGCCGGCGACCTCGGCCTCCGCGACGCCGCGCCgacgcctcatcctcctccGGCACGGGGAGAGCGCCGCGGGGGGCCGCTCCACCAGAG ATCATGATAGACCACTAAGCAAAGCTGGAAGAGCCGATGCAATCAGTGTTTCTGATAAACTTCAGCAGATGGGATGGATACCTGAGCTTATTCTATGCAG TGATGCTACTCGCACAAAGGAAACTCTTAAGATCCTGCAAGAGCATGTTCAAGGGTTGTCTGAAGCAGTGGTGCACTTTATCCCAAGTTTCTACTCAATTGCAGCAATGGATGGTCAAACTGCAGAGCACTTGCAAAAGGCAATCTGTGAATATTCTAGTGACGACATCCTAAGTGTCAT GTGCATGGGACATAATAAAGGATGGGAAGAAGCAGCCTCTATGTTTTCTGGTGATTCGGTGGTGCTCAAGACATGTAATGCTGCACTGCTTGAAGCTGCAGGGAAATCATGGGTTGAG GCTTTTTCTCTGGCTGGCCTTGGGGGATGGAAGCTTCATGGAATTGTAAAGCCATAG
- the LOC133901369 gene encoding ycf20-like protein isoform X1 has protein sequence MAIKPSWAVEGRSAGGCSPWVQYQCQTSRRPTRGEGRQKLIFEATGQPHPPRRRRSTSSSSPPPAVASIGCRLSTEQSPPMALRRGAPPCTPRAPADGLCGAGRGSAPARCCVPLRQACFLRPPSEKNGGAIRWRPALALETGGSPNTDGQDFEEDSGFLGRTRLGRLIQAAARELLEKLNSARTNSPTKIFLVLLGFYTANALATILGQTGDWDVLVAGVVVTAIEGIGMLMYRKPIARPPGRLQSLIAMVNYWKAGVCLGLFVDAFKLGS, from the exons ATGGCGATTAAGCCATCGTGGGCCGTGGAAGGCAGATCCGCTGGAGGCTGCAGCCCATGGGTCCAATACCAGTGCCAGACCTCCCGCCGGCCCACCCGCGGGGAAGGAAGGCAAAAACTCATCTTCGAAGCCACCGGCCAGCCTCATCCCCCTCGTCGCCGTCGCTctacctcctcttcttctcctccgcccGCCGTCGCGTCCATTGGGTGCCGCCTGAGCACAGAGCAGAGCCCTCCCATGGCACTGCGGCGTGGGGCCCCTCCCTGCACGCCGCGGGCGCCGGCCGATGGGCTCTGCGGCGCCGGCCGCGGCTCCGCGCCGGCGCGGTGCTGCGTACCCCTCCGCCAGGCATGCTTCCTGCGGCCGCCGAGCGAGAAGAACGGAGGGGCTATCAG ATGGAGGCCAGCCCTTGCTTTGGAGACTGGTGGATCACCTAACACTGATGGCCAAGACTTCGAAGAGGACAGTGGCTTCCTTGGTAGGACAAGGCTGGGTAGACTCATCCAAGCTGCTGCAAGGGAGCTACTTGAAAAGCTGAACTCTGCCAGAACCAACTCCCCCACAAAGATATTCCTCGTCCTCCTTGGCTTCTACACTGCCAACGCCTTGGCAACAATCCTAGGGCAGACTGGTGACTGGGATGTTCTTGTTGCTGGTGTTGTAGTGACTGCCATTGAGGGAATCGGCATGCTTATGTACAGAAAACCAATCGCTAGGCCTCCTGGGAGATTGCAGTCTTTGATTGCAATGGTGAACTACTGGAAAGCTGGTGTATGTCTAGGCCTTTTCGTGGACGCCTTCAAACTGGGTAGCTGA